In one Nitratidesulfovibrio vulgaris str. Hildenborough genomic region, the following are encoded:
- a CDS encoding MFS transporter — protein sequence MPNNSPDMPHMTVNPARTLRFKVMAWGLLALLCAQMFYGVLVVSSLYRQYRGPMLTVQAIAGDDLARRLGRMARLGKPLDRISHLDAMLAPFRDTTSATALYVTDAAGAVLAAWDADTVLPRLEPPAQTSPVGVTGAQEFRRDEATWLVSPILGKDGDLVGRVLLRTDPQRLQAALRDAASYLPLFASVAGGSALLLVVLCLTLLPASGGAGQTGHAGQTGQARQTGQAVLAGQAGRAPREGRSEPAGHTLDARQWGRRARVALVAPLLVGQLCCSAALYAPLKGLHQRQSADIAAQLAEQLGRDLTSIVHKGVALGDIPGIDLHLRSLQQALPQVAAMGVTDTAGRLLAGATASTTLTPEAWLRLSDDGPTGRFDVPPPPGAGRAAPPSPADGNAQGADAGTGDTVTGGAAAGEAVPENTATGNAAAGDTISGGAGAGGGEVRVLMSGAAIRTGLREALLDTATVAVVAMLLLMELASMLLMHAHRALDGMGDAAHAPTREDGANAPDAPGINDINGISGITHTPGSTGGTATASLTDSPRLADTAKLMGTEDRATTDNLTDTPPRAHAAGRATAHANLLAETPGFMRPVIFFCMFAIDMGVSFIPLRLAELDATLFGLPRDVVMGLPVSAEMFMVAVAILLGGAAGERFGWRPLLLCGVLLAALGNLVSGTAASALGYIAARGIAGAGYGCINLAAQLHVMNHSDESNRAGNLAHMFAGLFAGAMCGSATGGLVADRLGYGPVFFVAAGMLLAVLGVLALCPARPHAPALGSRPAPHPGQTPEATSLDTAHDADGNAAGVLAFLRDRRMVGLLVCNIMPVAFVTVCLFQFFIPVYLSEGGASPADIGRVSMLFCLVVVFLGPLCGRLIDATPRKDRMLVVAGIAGALAIAALLMGGGIAEAVLAVVMLGVSNAIAASAQGTYALSLPVALRMGRARTMGVYNITERVGQVIGPVTFAVLLSLLGREGGLLAMAAGVAALTLLFMWLSGGDTARTAADATAVTTTGRHPNT from the coding sequence ATGCCGAACAATAGCCCCGACATGCCGCACATGACCGTCAACCCTGCCCGCACGTTACGCTTCAAGGTCATGGCATGGGGGCTTCTGGCCCTGCTGTGCGCCCAGATGTTCTACGGCGTGCTCGTCGTCTCGTCCCTGTACCGCCAGTACCGGGGACCCATGCTCACGGTACAGGCCATCGCCGGTGACGACCTCGCCCGGCGGCTGGGCCGCATGGCACGCCTCGGCAAGCCGCTCGACCGCATCAGCCATCTCGATGCCATGCTCGCCCCGTTCCGCGACACCACCTCGGCCACGGCCCTGTACGTGACCGACGCCGCAGGCGCGGTGCTGGCCGCATGGGACGCCGACACGGTGCTGCCGCGCCTTGAACCGCCCGCCCAGACCTCGCCGGTGGGGGTCACCGGGGCGCAGGAATTCCGGCGCGACGAGGCCACGTGGCTTGTCTCGCCCATCCTTGGCAAGGACGGCGACCTCGTGGGGCGCGTGCTGCTGCGTACCGACCCGCAACGCCTGCAGGCAGCACTGCGCGACGCCGCCTCGTACCTGCCGCTCTTCGCCTCGGTCGCGGGCGGGTCGGCCCTGCTGCTGGTGGTGCTGTGCCTCACGCTGCTGCCCGCCTCCGGCGGGGCGGGCCAGACGGGCCACGCGGGACAGACGGGACAGGCAAGGCAGACCGGACAGGCGGTGCTGGCAGGGCAGGCAGGAAGGGCCCCGCGCGAAGGACGCAGCGAACCCGCAGGGCACACCCTCGACGCGCGTCAGTGGGGCCGCCGTGCCCGCGTGGCCCTCGTGGCACCGCTTCTCGTGGGGCAGCTGTGTTGCAGCGCCGCCCTCTACGCACCGCTGAAGGGCCTCCACCAGAGGCAGAGTGCCGACATCGCCGCGCAACTGGCTGAACAGCTTGGCAGAGACCTGACATCCATCGTCCACAAGGGTGTGGCCCTCGGCGACATCCCCGGCATCGACCTGCACCTGCGCAGCCTGCAACAGGCCCTGCCGCAGGTGGCGGCCATGGGCGTGACTGATACGGCAGGACGCCTGCTGGCCGGGGCCACCGCCTCGACGACGCTGACGCCCGAAGCATGGCTGCGCCTCTCGGATGACGGGCCTACGGGCCGCTTCGACGTGCCGCCCCCGCCGGGGGCGGGTCGCGCCGCGCCACCAAGCCCTGCTGACGGCAACGCGCAAGGCGCAGACGCAGGTACCGGCGATACGGTGACCGGGGGTGCAGCCGCCGGTGAGGCTGTGCCCGAAAACACAGCCACCGGAAACGCGGCTGCCGGCGACACCATCTCCGGGGGCGCAGGTGCCGGGGGCGGCGAAGTGCGCGTCCTCATGTCCGGTGCCGCCATCCGCACAGGGCTGCGCGAGGCCCTGCTCGATACCGCCACCGTCGCCGTGGTGGCGATGCTGCTGCTCATGGAACTTGCGTCCATGCTGCTGATGCATGCGCACCGGGCTCTGGACGGCATGGGGGATGCGGCGCACGCGCCGACGCGTGAGGACGGGGCGAACGCCCCCGACGCCCCCGGCATCAACGACATCAACGGCATCAGCGGCATCACGCATACCCCGGGCAGTACCGGCGGCACGGCCACCGCGAGCCTCACCGATAGCCCGAGGCTTGCGGACACAGCGAAGCTCATGGGCACCGAAGACCGGGCAACCACCGATAACCTCACGGACACCCCGCCCCGTGCCCATGCCGCAGGTCGGGCCACGGCCCATGCGAACCTGCTGGCAGAGACGCCGGGCTTCATGCGCCCCGTCATCTTCTTCTGCATGTTCGCCATCGACATGGGCGTCTCGTTCATTCCGCTGCGTCTTGCCGAACTCGACGCCACGCTCTTCGGACTGCCGCGTGACGTGGTCATGGGGCTGCCCGTCTCGGCGGAGATGTTCATGGTGGCGGTCGCCATCCTTCTCGGCGGTGCAGCGGGCGAGCGCTTCGGCTGGCGTCCGCTGCTGCTGTGCGGCGTGCTGCTTGCCGCACTGGGCAATCTCGTCAGCGGCACGGCGGCGTCGGCACTGGGCTACATCGCCGCGCGCGGCATCGCCGGGGCCGGGTACGGTTGCATCAACCTCGCGGCCCAGCTGCACGTCATGAACCATTCCGACGAGAGCAACCGGGCGGGCAACCTCGCCCACATGTTCGCGGGACTGTTCGCCGGGGCCATGTGCGGCAGCGCCACGGGCGGCCTTGTGGCGGACAGGCTCGGCTACGGGCCGGTGTTCTTCGTCGCCGCGGGCATGTTGCTGGCGGTGCTCGGTGTGCTGGCCCTGTGTCCGGCGCGGCCCCATGCGCCAGCCCTCGGGTCCCGCCCCGCCCCGCATCCCGGACAGACTCCCGAGGCCACGTCGCTGGACACAGCACATGACGCCGACGGCAACGCGGCGGGCGTGCTCGCCTTCCTGCGCGACAGGCGCATGGTGGGCCTGCTGGTCTGCAACATCATGCCCGTGGCCTTCGTCACGGTGTGCCTGTTCCAGTTCTTCATCCCCGTCTACCTCAGCGAAGGGGGGGCCAGCCCCGCCGACATCGGGCGCGTCTCCATGCTGTTCTGCCTCGTGGTGGTCTTCCTCGGCCCGCTGTGCGGCAGACTCATCGACGCCACCCCGCGCAAGGACAGGATGCTGGTCGTGGCGGGCATCGCCGGGGCACTGGCCATAGCCGCCCTGCTGATGGGCGGCGGCATCGCAGAGGCTGTGCTCGCGGTCGTCATGCTGGGGGTCTCCAACGCCATCGCCGCCAGCGCGCAGGGCACCTACGCCCTGAGCCTGCCCGTGGCCCTGCGCATGGGCAGGGCGCGCACCATGGGCGTCTACAACATCACCGAACGTGTGGGGCAGGTCATCGGCCCCGTCACCTTCGCCGTGCTGCTTTCGCTGCTGGGGCGCGAAGGGGGACTGCTGGCCATGGCTGCGGGTGTCGCCGCCCTGACACTGCTCTTCATGTGGCTTTCGGGCGGGGACACCGCCAGGACGGCTGCCGACGCAACCGCCGTGACCACCACCGGGCGGCACCCCAACACCTAA